A section of the Telopea speciosissima isolate NSW1024214 ecotype Mountain lineage chromosome 3, Tspe_v1, whole genome shotgun sequence genome encodes:
- the LOC122657044 gene encoding CBL-interacting serine/threonine-protein kinase 14-like, protein MPEIEQVTDNTEPEIGELLPENALFGKYEVGRLLGCGAFAKVYHARNIRTGQSVAIKAISKQKIIKGGLVSHLKREISIMHRLRHPHIVKLYEVLATKTKIYFVMEFIKGGELFAKVAKGRLNEDLNRRYFQQLIYAVGYCHSHGIFHRDLKPENVLIDECGDLKVADFGLSALTEQIRDDGLLHTLCGTPAYVAPEILAKKGYDGDKIDIWSCGIILYVLNAGYLPFNDPNLMKMYKKIYRGEFRCPKWFSPELRRLLLRLLDTNPETRITVNEILNDHWFKKGGLKELKFHDEEDDFLSLKEVDKEEKQSFNFLNAFDLISFSSGFDLSTLFNGSDKLVNRKRFVSDQSPERIIEKLEEVGKREGISVKLKKEWRIDLQGQNGNLDVRIEVYRLTEKLGMVEVKNNDDDVRSGESLWSTKILPELNNLVYRPEIPVVSGDSVVS, encoded by the coding sequence ATGCCGGAAATCGAACAGGTGACCGACAATACAGAGCCGGAGATTGGTGAATTATTGCCGGAGAATGCTTTATTTGGAAAATATGAGGTCGGAAGGTTGCTCGGCTGTGGAGCCTTCGCTAAGGTCTACCATGCCAGAAACATTAGAACAGGACAAAGCGTCGCCATTAAAGCCATCAGTAAGCAGAAAATTATTAAAGGAGGTCTTGTCTCTCACCTGAAGCGGGAGATTTCAATCATGCACCGGTTGCGCCACCCTCACATAGTGAAGCTTTACGAGGTTCTCGCCACCAAAACTAAGATCTATTTCGTAATGGAATTCATCAAGGGCGGAGAGCTCTTCGCCAAGGTTGCTAAAGGTCGTCTCAACGAAGATCTTAACCGTCGGTACTTCCAGCAATTGATCTACGCCGTTGGTTACTGTCATTCTCATGGCATCTTCCATAGAGATCTGAAACCAGAGAACGTTCTCATCGATGAGTGCGGAGATCTTAAAGTTGCAGATTTCGGACTCAGCGCCTTAACTGAACAGATCAGAGACGACGGTTTGTTACACACGCTTTGCGGAACCCCTGCTTATGTGGCACCGGAGATTCTCGCTAAGAAAGGTTACGATGGTGATAAGATTGATATCTGGTCATGCGGCATCATTCTCTACGTTTTGAATGCTGGTTATCTCCCTTTCAATGATCCAAACCTCATGAAAATGTACAAGAAGATCTACAGAGGAGAATTTCGGTGTCCGAAATGGTTTTCGCCGGAGCTCCGACGACTACTTTTACGCCTCCTTGACACGAATCCTGAGACTCGAATCACGGTAAACGAGATTCTCAATGATCACTGGTTCAAAAAGGGAGGACTTAAAGAGCTGAAATTCCATGACGAAGAAGACGATTTCCTCTCTTTGAAGGAAGTTGATAAAGAGGAAAAACAGAGCTTCAATTTCTTGAACGCCTTCGACCTAATCTCCTTCTCATCGGGTTTCGATTTGTCGACTCTATTTAACGGCTCCGATAAACTGGTCAATAGGAAGAGATTCGTATCGGATCAGTCACCGGAGAGAATAATCGAGAAACTCGAGGAGGTCGGAAAGCGAGAAGGTATATCGgtgaaattgaagaaagagtGGCGGATTGATTTGCAGGGGCAAAACGGTAATTTGGATGTCAGAATTGAGGTGTACCGGTTGACGGAGAAGCTGGGAATGGTGGAGGTGAAGAATAATGACGATGATGTACGGTCCGGCGAAAGTCTTTGGAGTACGAAGATTCTACCGGAGCTGAACAACCTGGTGTATCGACCGGAAATCCCGGTGGTTTCCGGTGACTCCGTTGTTTCGTAA